In the Gemmatimonadota bacterium genome, one interval contains:
- a CDS encoding type IV pilus twitching motility protein PilT, whose amino-acid sequence MGNPVPAPESAPAAASAAGAPRAPFNFKAILQQMVQRSASDLHLKVGRPPTLRINGDLSPLPLPALRPEDLSTLAKEIMTPKQVKEFAEFREADFATGVPGIGRFRVNAYQQRGTIAFAIRTVPHQAKSIQELNLPQIVDDIAMLPRGLVLVTGVTGSGKSTALASMLQVINEKRYANIITIEDPIEFLHRDIKCHINQREVGTDTGSFAQALRRVLRQDPDVILIGEIRDLDTLDTALKAADTGHLVFSTLHTTDATQTINRILSFYPPHQQNEVRFALSNALAAVVSLRLVPRADKPGRVPACEVLINTAAVREQIRDVSKTLNIPDLIKEGTVQYGMQSFDQSLMSWYSRGTISYENALFHATNPNELALRVQGVAGSSDTSWDEFQTDETA is encoded by the coding sequence ATGGGTAATCCGGTTCCGGCGCCCGAGTCCGCCCCCGCTGCCGCGTCGGCCGCCGGGGCGCCGCGCGCGCCGTTCAACTTCAAGGCGATCCTGCAGCAGATGGTGCAGCGGAGCGCGTCCGACTTGCACCTCAAGGTCGGGCGCCCGCCCACGCTGCGTATCAACGGGGATCTCTCGCCGCTTCCGCTCCCGGCTCTCCGACCGGAGGACCTGAGCACGCTGGCGAAGGAGATCATGACGCCGAAGCAGGTGAAGGAGTTCGCCGAGTTTCGCGAGGCCGACTTCGCCACCGGCGTGCCGGGGATTGGCCGCTTCCGGGTCAACGCGTACCAGCAGCGCGGGACGATCGCCTTCGCGATCCGGACCGTGCCGCACCAGGCGAAGTCGATCCAGGAACTGAACCTGCCGCAGATCGTCGACGATATCGCGATGCTCCCGCGCGGGCTGGTCCTGGTAACCGGGGTGACGGGGTCGGGGAAGTCGACCGCGCTCGCCTCGATGCTGCAGGTCATCAACGAGAAGCGGTACGCGAACATCATCACGATCGAGGATCCGATCGAGTTCCTCCATCGCGACATCAAGTGCCACATCAACCAGCGCGAAGTGGGGACCGATACGGGCTCCTTCGCGCAGGCGTTGCGGCGCGTGCTGCGTCAGGACCCCGACGTCATTCTCATCGGCGAAATCCGCGACCTCGATACGCTGGACACCGCGCTCAAGGCGGCGGACACGGGGCACCTGGTCTTCTCGACGCTGCACACGACCGACGCGACGCAGACGATCAACCGCATCCTGTCGTTCTACCCGCCGCACCAGCAGAACGAGGTGCGCTTTGCGCTCTCGAACGCGCTGGCGGCGGTGGTCTCCCTCCGCCTGGTGCCGCGCGCCGACAAGCCGGGGCGTGTGCCGGCGTGCGAAGTGCTCATCAACACGGCGGCGGTGCGCGAGCAGATCCGCGACGTCTCCAAGACGCTCAACATCCCCGACCTGATCAAGGAAGGGACGGTGCAGTACGGGATGCAGAGCTTCGATCAATCGCTCATGTCGTGGTACTCGCGCGGGACGATCTCGTACGAGAACGCCCTCTTCCACGCGACCAATCCCAACGAGCTGGCGCTGCGGGTACAGGGCGTGGCGGGATCGAGCGACACCTCCTGGGACGAGTTCCAGACCGACGAGACCGCGTAG
- the accC gene encoding acetyl-CoA carboxylase biotin carboxylase subunit has protein sequence MFKKVLVANRGEIALRVIRACRELGIQTVAVYSEADRESLHVRFADDDVCIGPAPARDSYLKIPRIIAAAEITGADAIHPGYGFLAENAEFAETCAASNITFIGPTAEQIRVMGDKAAARKAMMDVGVPIVPGTPGPVDDPDAALEFAKEMGFPVIIKAAAGGGGKGMRVAKDADEFLRSFSLARSEALSAFGNGEVYVEKYLARPRHIEFQILGDKHGNVIHLGERDCSVQRRHQKLIEEAPSPAMTPELRARMGEAAVRGAKAIDYVGAGTIEMLLDEDGSFFFMEMNTRIQVEHPVTEQLTGVDLVKEQIRVAAGEPLSVLELPPLRGHVIECRVNAEDPSRGFQPSPGRIDVFHPPGGPGVRLDTHVYAGYTVPPYYDSLLAKLIVQGRDRAEALRRMQLALESFIIEGVTTTAPFLARVMVNKGFQAGQVDTKWLEREIGGILKEGG, from the coding sequence ATGTTCAAGAAAGTCCTCGTCGCGAATCGCGGAGAGATTGCCCTCCGCGTGATTCGCGCCTGTCGAGAGTTAGGGATCCAGACGGTCGCCGTGTATTCCGAGGCCGACCGTGAGTCCCTGCACGTCCGCTTTGCCGATGACGACGTCTGCATCGGCCCCGCCCCCGCGCGTGATTCGTACCTCAAGATTCCGCGCATCATCGCCGCCGCCGAGATCACCGGCGCCGACGCCATCCATCCCGGCTACGGCTTCCTGGCCGAGAACGCCGAGTTCGCCGAGACGTGCGCGGCGTCGAACATCACCTTCATCGGCCCCACCGCGGAACAGATCCGCGTCATGGGCGACAAGGCGGCGGCGCGCAAGGCGATGATGGATGTCGGCGTCCCCATCGTCCCGGGAACTCCCGGGCCGGTCGACGATCCCGACGCCGCGCTCGAGTTCGCGAAGGAGATGGGCTTCCCGGTCATCATCAAGGCTGCCGCCGGCGGTGGTGGGAAGGGGATGCGCGTGGCGAAGGATGCCGACGAGTTCCTGCGCTCCTTCTCGCTGGCGCGCTCCGAGGCGCTGTCGGCCTTTGGCAACGGCGAGGTGTACGTCGAGAAGTACCTGGCCAGGCCGCGGCACATCGAGTTCCAGATCCTGGGGGACAAGCACGGCAACGTGATTCACCTGGGAGAGCGCGACTGCTCGGTGCAGCGGCGCCACCAGAAGCTCATCGAGGAAGCGCCGAGCCCCGCGATGACGCCGGAATTGCGCGCCCGCATGGGCGAGGCCGCCGTGCGCGGCGCCAAGGCGATCGACTACGTGGGCGCCGGGACGATCGAGATGCTGCTGGACGAGGACGGGTCGTTCTTCTTCATGGAGATGAACACCCGGATCCAGGTGGAGCATCCGGTCACCGAGCAGCTGACGGGGGTCGACCTCGTGAAGGAGCAGATTCGCGTTGCGGCTGGCGAGCCGCTGTCGGTGCTCGAGCTGCCGCCGCTGCGCGGCCATGTCATCGAGTGTCGCGTGAACGCGGAGGACCCGTCGCGCGGCTTCCAGCCGTCGCCCGGGCGCATCGACGTCTTCCATCCGCCCGGAGGCCCCGGGGTACGACTCGATACGCACGTGTATGCCGGCTACACGGTGCCGCCGTACTACGACTCGCTCCTGGCCAAGCTCATCGTGCAGGGACGCGACCGCGCCGAGGCGCTGCGCCGCATGCAGCTCGCTCTCGAGAGCTTCATCATCGAGGGCGTCACGACGACGGCACCGTTCCTGGCGCGGGTGATGGTGAACAAGGGATTCCAGGCGGGGCAGGTCGACACGAAGTGGTTGGAGCGCGAGATCGGCGGGATCCTCAAGGAAGGGGGCTGA
- a CDS encoding 2-phosphosulfolactate phosphatase, producing MRLDVFFGAHGLTSADVQGRVVVVIDVLRASTTIAVALAHGARTVIPFESAEEAITRSKSFERGQYKLAGERKNLIIPGFDLGNSPREYTREAIEGKTILFTTTNGTVALIAVQSAREVLVGSFVNFTAVSAMVRAAARARSDIAIVAAGSERHLSLEDTVCAGRYVRAIRRGLSDITMNDGAHAALQLEKKYGNDLPRLFVDASHGRTLTEAGFADDLALCATLDAHPVVPVYQDRQVTKLGPDRER from the coding sequence GTGCGGCTGGATGTCTTCTTCGGCGCCCACGGACTGACGAGCGCCGACGTGCAGGGACGGGTGGTGGTGGTGATCGACGTGCTGCGGGCGTCCACGACGATCGCGGTCGCCCTGGCCCATGGGGCGCGCACGGTCATCCCTTTCGAGAGCGCCGAGGAGGCCATCACGCGCTCCAAGTCGTTCGAGCGCGGCCAGTACAAGCTGGCCGGCGAGCGCAAGAACCTCATCATCCCGGGCTTCGACCTGGGGAACTCGCCGCGCGAGTACACGCGCGAGGCGATCGAGGGGAAGACGATCCTCTTCACCACCACCAACGGGACCGTGGCGCTCATCGCCGTACAGTCCGCGCGTGAGGTGCTCGTCGGCTCGTTCGTGAACTTCACGGCCGTGAGCGCGATGGTGCGCGCCGCCGCGCGCGCCCGGAGCGACATCGCGATCGTGGCCGCCGGGAGCGAGCGCCACCTGTCGTTGGAGGACACCGTCTGCGCCGGGCGCTACGTGCGGGCCATTCGGCGCGGGCTGTCGGACATCACCATGAACGATGGCGCGCACGCGGCGTTGCAGCTGGAGAAGAAGTACGGGAACGACCTGCCGCGACTGTTCGTGGATGCCTCGCATGGCCGGACGCTCACCGAGGCAGGCTTCGCCGATGACCTGGCGCTCTGCGCCACCCTCGATGCGCACCCGGTCGTCCCCGTGTACCAGGATCGGCAGGTGACCAAGCTGGGGCCCGACCGGGAGCGCTAG
- a CDS encoding DNA translocase FtsK — protein sequence MPHNLKRELAGIALIALALFIGGALLLQDLPIEGGCLAARGVFGPVGGCLKGALLSVVGEPAAWLLALLPLVHGLRLLGRMQWETDRRWLLFLAGLVLLLPIMVGLATGTERRTDGPAGLWGGFIAFYLGQTLGTGGAWLAVAVLASALTAWSLRWNPVTAAMRAPGGKAARSDLTPAALAMEPPPEEMPAMVDGRRETGEGRRRAKRADVVALPEPAEPEPLPTVVATKKASGKGKAETPAIVEAPVPPSPLVIPEADALEDRIPSPELLTPPPPGNVDVGRKEIEAMGVKLMEALRTFKVDGRLAGQTIGPVVTQFEVEPASGVKVRQFANLANDLALAMRAPSIRVVAPIPGRGAVGVEVPNPVPQIVSFRELIEAREFQQARMALPIALGKDLEGKVVVADLAKMPHLLIAGATGSGKSVCVNTIITSLVYRHKPDTLKFLMVDPKMVELSAYNDLPHLLHKVITDNRDAAYVLKWAVIEMQRRYEILAANGARNIQDFNKRVLDGASLVLPKRPEVAFERREYTEGILPYVVVVIDELADLMMTVQAEVETPLAMLAQKARAIGIHIILATQRPSVNVITGLIKANFPSRIAFRVASQVDSRTIIDGMGAESLLGNGDMLFIPPGKSEPQRLQGAFIPGDDTERLMHWFDARKIAKRAALAAKGLPDDELSRPDIIAEVKAQEAIDNDEEGEGGGTGHEDRDPLFRKAAETCIQHQLGSTSLLQRRLNVGYGRAARIIDQLHAAGILGPSRGSKPRDILVGLEDLDRLAGPDGA from the coding sequence GTGCCGCACAACCTCAAGCGCGAACTCGCGGGGATCGCGCTGATCGCCCTGGCGCTCTTCATTGGCGGGGCACTGCTGCTGCAGGACCTCCCGATCGAGGGGGGCTGCCTCGCCGCGCGTGGCGTCTTCGGTCCCGTGGGTGGGTGCCTCAAGGGGGCGCTGCTGTCCGTTGTTGGGGAGCCAGCCGCGTGGCTGCTCGCGCTGCTCCCGCTCGTCCACGGCCTGCGCCTGCTGGGGCGCATGCAGTGGGAGACCGACCGCCGCTGGCTGCTCTTTCTCGCCGGACTCGTCCTCCTCCTCCCGATCATGGTCGGGCTCGCGACCGGAACCGAGCGCCGCACCGACGGACCGGCGGGGCTCTGGGGCGGCTTCATCGCCTTCTACCTGGGCCAGACGTTAGGCACCGGTGGGGCGTGGCTGGCCGTGGCCGTGCTGGCCAGCGCGCTGACGGCCTGGTCGCTCCGCTGGAATCCGGTCACAGCGGCCATGCGCGCCCCGGGAGGAAAAGCGGCGCGCAGCGACCTGACGCCGGCGGCGCTGGCCATGGAGCCGCCCCCAGAAGAGATGCCGGCGATGGTGGATGGGAGACGGGAGACGGGAGAGGGGCGGCGTCGCGCGAAGCGCGCCGACGTGGTCGCGCTCCCCGAGCCGGCGGAGCCGGAACCGCTCCCCACCGTCGTGGCAACAAAGAAGGCGAGCGGCAAGGGCAAGGCCGAGACGCCGGCGATCGTCGAGGCACCGGTCCCGCCGTCCCCACTCGTCATCCCGGAGGCCGACGCGCTGGAGGATCGCATCCCGTCGCCCGAGTTGCTCACCCCCCCGCCTCCCGGCAACGTCGATGTGGGGCGGAAGGAGATCGAGGCGATGGGGGTCAAGCTCATGGAGGCGCTGCGCACCTTCAAGGTTGACGGGAGGCTGGCCGGGCAGACGATCGGGCCGGTTGTGACGCAGTTCGAGGTGGAGCCGGCGTCGGGCGTGAAGGTCCGGCAGTTCGCCAACCTCGCCAATGACCTTGCACTGGCGATGCGCGCCCCCAGCATCCGGGTCGTCGCGCCGATCCCAGGACGTGGGGCGGTCGGGGTGGAGGTGCCGAATCCGGTGCCGCAGATCGTCTCGTTCCGCGAGTTGATCGAGGCCCGCGAGTTTCAGCAGGCACGGATGGCGCTCCCCATCGCGTTAGGCAAGGACCTGGAGGGGAAGGTGGTCGTTGCCGACCTGGCCAAGATGCCGCACCTCCTCATCGCCGGCGCGACGGGATCGGGCAAGTCGGTCTGCGTGAACACGATCATCACGTCGCTGGTGTACCGGCACAAGCCGGACACCCTCAAGTTCCTGATGGTCGACCCCAAGATGGTCGAACTCTCGGCGTACAACGATCTCCCGCACTTGCTGCACAAGGTCATCACGGACAACCGCGATGCCGCGTATGTGCTCAAGTGGGCAGTCATCGAGATGCAGCGTCGTTACGAGATCCTCGCCGCCAACGGGGCGCGCAACATCCAGGACTTCAACAAGCGTGTGCTCGACGGCGCGTCGCTGGTGTTGCCCAAGCGCCCCGAGGTCGCCTTCGAGCGGCGCGAGTACACCGAGGGGATCCTGCCGTACGTCGTGGTCGTCATCGACGAACTCGCCGACCTCATGATGACGGTGCAGGCGGAGGTGGAAACGCCGCTGGCGATGCTCGCGCAGAAGGCGCGTGCCATCGGGATCCACATCATCCTGGCCACGCAGCGTCCGAGCGTGAACGTCATCACGGGGCTCATCAAGGCGAACTTTCCCAGCCGCATCGCGTTCCGGGTCGCGTCGCAAGTCGACTCGCGCACGATCATCGACGGCATGGGGGCCGAGTCGCTGTTGGGCAACGGCGACATGCTGTTCATTCCGCCCGGCAAGTCGGAGCCGCAGCGTCTGCAGGGGGCGTTCATCCCGGGTGATGACACCGAACGCCTGATGCACTGGTTCGACGCGCGCAAGATTGCGAAGCGCGCGGCGCTGGCGGCGAAGGGGTTGCCCGACGACGAACTCTCGCGCCCCGACATCATCGCCGAGGTGAAGGCGCAGGAGGCGATCGACAACGATGAGGAGGGCGAGGGGGGAGGGACCGGTCATGAGGACCGCGATCCGCTCTTCCGAAAGGCCGCCGAGACCTGCATTCAGCACCAACTCGGCTCCACGTCGCTGCTGCAGCGCCGACTCAACGTGGGATACGGACGGGCGGCGCGCATCATCGATCAGTTGCACGCGGCGGGTATCCTCGGGCCGTCGCGAGGGTCGAAGCCGCGCGACATCCTCGTGGGGCTCGAGGATCTCGATCGCCTCGCGGGTCCCGACGGGGCCTAG
- a CDS encoding YraN family protein, whose protein sequence is MTTERQRFGALGETIAERWLRGRGWRVLQRRFRSGHRDIDLIAEREGTVAFVEVKARQGGWFGGPLEAVNWRKRRELVRSASIWIDRHGRVGESYRFDVIGVILDERGVRVRHVENAFGVSSRA, encoded by the coding sequence GTGACGACGGAACGGCAGCGGTTCGGGGCGCTGGGGGAGACGATCGCCGAGCGATGGCTTCGGGGGCGCGGCTGGCGCGTGCTGCAACGGCGCTTCCGGAGTGGGCACCGTGACATCGACCTGATCGCGGAGCGCGAGGGGACGGTGGCGTTCGTGGAGGTGAAGGCTCGGCAGGGTGGGTGGTTCGGCGGACCGCTGGAGGCGGTCAACTGGCGTAAGCGCAGGGAGTTAGTGCGTTCAGCCTCGATCTGGATCGACCGGCATGGGCGGGTGGGGGAGAGCTATCGGTTCGACGTCATCGGGGTGATCCTGGACGAGCGGGGCGTGCGTGTACGCCATGTGGAAAACGCCTTCGGTGTTTCATCTCGTGCTTGA
- the recA gene encoding recombinase RecA, with the protein MAVSAVQDDRRKALGLAISQIEKNCGKGSIMRMGAENRVRVECIPTGAINLDAAIGIGGIPRGRITEIYGPESSGKTTLCLHVVANAQRAGGVAAFIDAEHALDIDYAKKLGVDVDNLLVSQPDTGEQALEICEILVRSGAVDVVVVDSVAALVPKAEIEGDMGDSHVGLQARLMSQALRKLTGAIARSRTSVVFINQLREKIGVMFGNPETTTGGKALKFYASLRLDIRRIGPVKDKEEVIGSQVRVKVVKNKVAPPFKQAEFDIMYAEGISLTSLLVDIGSESGIIEKSGAWYSYGGQRIGQGRENAKMFLKDNVAMMKEIEEKVKVVLGITKVEVPAEIETTEE; encoded by the coding sequence ATGGCGGTTTCGGCAGTGCAAGACGATCGTAGGAAGGCACTGGGTCTGGCCATCTCGCAGATCGAGAAGAACTGCGGCAAGGGATCGATCATGCGCATGGGGGCGGAGAATCGCGTCCGTGTGGAGTGCATCCCCACGGGGGCGATCAACCTCGATGCGGCGATCGGCATCGGTGGAATCCCTCGGGGCCGCATTACGGAGATCTACGGGCCGGAGTCGAGCGGCAAGACGACGCTCTGCTTGCACGTGGTGGCCAATGCGCAGCGGGCGGGTGGGGTAGCAGCGTTTATCGACGCCGAGCATGCGCTCGACATCGACTACGCCAAGAAGCTGGGCGTGGACGTGGACAACCTCCTCGTCTCGCAGCCGGACACCGGCGAGCAGGCGCTCGAGATCTGCGAGATTCTCGTGCGCTCTGGCGCGGTGGACGTGGTAGTGGTGGACTCGGTGGCCGCGCTCGTCCCCAAGGCGGAAATCGAGGGGGACATGGGTGATTCGCACGTGGGGTTGCAGGCGCGCTTGATGTCGCAGGCGCTCCGCAAGCTCACCGGTGCCATCGCTCGCTCGCGGACCTCGGTGGTGTTCATCAACCAGCTGCGCGAGAAGATCGGGGTGATGTTCGGGAATCCGGAGACGACCACCGGCGGCAAGGCGCTCAAGTTCTACGCCTCGCTCCGGCTCGATATCCGCCGCATCGGCCCGGTGAAGGACAAGGAAGAGGTGATCGGCTCGCAGGTGCGCGTGAAGGTGGTGAAGAACAAGGTCGCGCCTCCGTTCAAGCAGGCCGAGTTCGACATCATGTATGCCGAGGGGATCAGCCTCACCTCGCTGCTCGTCGACATCGGGTCGGAGTCGGGGATCATCGAGAAGTCCGGCGCCTGGTACAGCTACGGCGGCCAGCGCATCGGACAGGGGCGTGAGAACGCCAAGATGTTCCTCAAGGACAACGTGGCGATGATGAAGGAAATCGAGGAAAAGGTGAAGGTCGTGCTCGGCATCACGAAGGTTGAGGTGCCGGCCGAGATCGAGACCACCGAGGAATAG
- a CDS encoding regulatory protein RecX — translation MPAGRVTAIHERRSGSVRYLVAIDGRPVATVSAELIAELGLRVGGSVDVVLAQRLRAESSRLAVFDKAIDLLAVRARSTRDLQMRLRRAGAVDASIAAAIERLQQLGFLDDDAYARNLARSRVLSGGVSRRRIGQELQRRGVSREVADGAIAETLEEVELDEEGAARLAGEKRLRALRSYDAATQKQRLYAFLARRGYAPDVIARVVRDLMR, via the coding sequence GTGCCCGCGGGGCGGGTGACGGCGATCCATGAGCGGCGCTCGGGGAGCGTGCGATACCTGGTCGCGATCGATGGGCGACCCGTGGCGACCGTGTCGGCGGAGCTGATCGCCGAACTCGGTCTGCGGGTCGGCGGTTCGGTCGACGTGGTGCTGGCCCAGCGGCTCCGCGCGGAATCGTCGCGGCTCGCGGTCTTCGACAAGGCGATCGACCTGCTCGCCGTGCGCGCGCGCAGTACGCGGGACCTGCAGATGCGCCTGCGTCGGGCGGGGGCGGTCGACGCGTCCATCGCGGCGGCGATCGAACGGCTGCAGCAGCTGGGATTTCTCGACGACGACGCGTACGCGCGCAATCTCGCGCGTTCGCGGGTCTTGAGCGGCGGCGTCTCGCGCCGACGCATCGGGCAGGAGCTGCAACGACGCGGTGTCTCGCGCGAAGTGGCGGACGGGGCGATCGCCGAGACGCTCGAGGAGGTGGAACTGGACGAGGAGGGGGCGGCGCGACTCGCGGGCGAGAAGCGGCTGCGTGCCCTGCGATCCTACGATGCCGCCACGCAGAAGCAGCGGCTCTATGCCTTCCTGGCTCGGCGCGGCTATGCGCCGGATGTCATCGCGCGAGTCGTCCGTGACTTGATGCGATAG